The Deltaproteobacteria bacterium genomic sequence GGAAAGCGGCGAGGAAGGCCGGGCTCGCGGTGACGAAGAAAACGGCCTTCCTGGTCCAGGGGCAGGACCGTCCGGGCGTGATCGCCGGGATCGTGTCGAAGCTGGCGGACGCGGGGGTCAACATCACCGCGCTCGACGCCGTCGCCGCGGGCGGAGGCCGGTACGGGGCGATCCTGTGGGTCAAGCCGGCGGAGGTCCGGAAAGCGGCGAAGGCCCTCGGGGCGAAGTGAGGAGGGCCCTACTTCCTCTTTCCCAGCAACCGCAGGAGCATCAGGAAGAGGTTGACGAAATCCAGGTATAAAGTCAGCGCCCCGAGGATCGAAAGGTTGGCGGTCGCTTCGCCGTACCCCGAGGTTTCCACCATCTGCTTCAGCTTCCAGGTGTCGTAGGCCGAAAGTCCGACGAAGACCAGGACCCCGATGTAGGTGGTGATCCAGTAGACCGCCTCGCTTTGGAGAAAGAGGTTCACCACCGACGCGATGACGACTCCGAAGAGGCCCATGACGACGAAGCTGCCGAATCCCGTCAGGTCCCGTTTCGTCGCCATGCCGTACGCGCTCATCGCTCCGAACGTCGCCGCGGTCACCATGAACGTGGAAGCGATCGACCCCGTTGTGTAGACCAGAAAGATGGCGGCGAGGGTGACGCCGTTCAGCCCCGCGAACGCCAGAAACGTCCCCTTCGCCGCCGCCGGCGACATCGACATCACCCGCGAGCTCAGGTAGAAGACCAGCCCGAGCTCCCCGAGGATGAGGCCGAAGTAGACCACCTTCGACCCGAAGACGAACTTCAGGGCCGAGGGGGACGAGAGGAGCGCGAACGAGGCGACAGCCGACACGAGCAGCCCGAGCGCCATCCACCCGTACACCCTCGGGAAGAAGGAAGCCTTTTCCAGCGTGATCGCCGACGTCGGGATCGGCCTTGTTTGCATTTTAAAATCCATTACACCTCCTCCGTGCAACGTACGGTCTTTCCACGGTCATTCTCGCACAATTGCGGAAAGGACGCTTGCGCGGGAACCGGGCACCCGAAGTTTCCGCGTCAGTTGTCGCGTGACCAGTTCACCCGGACGAGATTGGCGTCCTCCGACCATTTGTAGGACACGGTCCCCTGGTACGCCTTCCGTATCTCCCGCCCGATGCGCTGGGCAAGTTTCTCGTCCGTCGTCAGAATCTCCACGCTCTCGTCCCCATCCCGGATTTCCATGATCCGTTCGAGAGGATTGGTCTCGCGGGCC encodes the following:
- a CDS encoding ACT domain-containing protein, which produces MADIIRKVDYFKTQVQDKAGEGARILSALRGEGINLLFFTGFPRGRTAQLDFIPENGPAFRKAARKAGLAVTKKTAFLVQGQDRPGVIAGIVSKLADAGVNITALDAVAAGGGRYGAILWVKPAEVRKAAKALGAK
- a CDS encoding Bax inhibitor-1/YccA family protein, yielding MDFKMQTRPIPTSAITLEKASFFPRVYGWMALGLLVSAVASFALLSSPSALKFVFGSKVVYFGLILGELGLVFYLSSRVMSMSPAAAKGTFLAFAGLNGVTLAAIFLVYTTGSIASTFMVTAATFGAMSAYGMATKRDLTGFGSFVVMGLFGVVIASVVNLFLQSEAVYWITTYIGVLVFVGLSAYDTWKLKQMVETSGYGEATANLSILGALTLYLDFVNLFLMLLRLLGKRK